In Cryptococcus gattii WM276 chromosome A, complete sequence, one genomic interval encodes:
- a CDS encoding Hypothetical protein (Similar to TIGR gene model, INSD accession AAW41377.1; CNA08170): MFTRLSRPITLLASTHITIRAMSTPSSTPVNLISVNTAPDRAKKVIGTVIENVKNKYSIVHAGNSTTIEGVKPLLESTQPPPGILFCASMWTPEQQEEIQRIARETIPGIKTHAIPTGLQVQVGPEGVIKYLMERIDEIMTQR; encoded by the exons ATGTTCACCCGTCTTTCCCGGCCTATCACCCTCCTCGCGAGCACACACATCACTATTAGAGCTATGTCCACACCTTCTTCCACCCCCGTTAACCTCATCTCTGTCAACACTGCCCCCGACAGGGCTAAGAAGGTCATTGGTACCGTTATTGAGAACGTAAAGAACAAGTACAGCATCGTCCACGCCGGTAACTCTACCA CCATTGAAGGTGTGAAGCCTCTCCTCGAGTCCACTCAGCCCCCTCCCGGTATCCTT TTCTGTGCTTCCATG TGGACTCCCGAACAACAAGAGGAAATCCAGCGAATTGCTAGAGAGACTATCCCCGGTATCAAGACACACGCGATCCCCACCGGTTTGCAAGTCCAGGTCGGCCCTGAAGGTGTCATCAAGTACTTGATGGAGAGGATTGACGAGATCATGACTCAGAGATAG
- a CDS encoding Mitochondrion protein, putative (Similar to TIGR gene model, INSD accession AAW41376.1) — translation MLPCVTTLVRPSFSPIHNIRAMSSFSRLVRFIPKSSSTPLIGEPVNADLDVGLAAYESKPIEVEVFSGTSVLKPGEKTGKKEIVERLLSPLAQSEVGTIRCIGLNYVNHAKEVNLPMPDIPTLFMKPSTSLADPFPSPTIIPKAFVASNSADFESEVAFVIGKDAKNVSEEKALDYVLGFTAANDVSSREAQFAQSQWCYSKSFDGACPIGPAIVSKDQARNLSDVKIEGSLNGKTVQSSQLDDLIFSVPKIVSFLSQGTTLLAGTIIITGTPAGVGWTSTPRITLKDGDEFRVFVSHGVGTLINKIVEEK, via the exons ATGCTTCCCTGTGTAACTACTCTAGTTCGaccttctttttctcctATACACAACATCAGAGCCAtgtcctccttctctcgACTTGTTCGATTTATCCCCAAATCCTCCTCAACACCGCTTATTGGTGAGCCGGTGAACGCCGATCTCGACGTCGGTCTCGCCGCGTACGAGTCAAAACCTATCGAAGTTGAGGTGTTCTCTGGTACCTCTGTCCTCAAGCCTGGAGAGAAGACtggaaagaaggagattgTCGAGAGGTTGTTGAGCCCCTTAGCCCAGTCTGAAGTAGGCACGATACGATGTATCGGTCTGAAT TACGTCAACCACGCTAAGGAGGTCAATCTCCCTATGCCCGATATCCCCACCCTTTTCATGAAGCCTTCTACGTCTCTCGCCGatcccttcccttccccGACCATCATCCCCAAAGCCTTCGTCGCTTCTAACTCCGCGGATTTCGAGTCCGAAGTCGCATTCGTAATTGGCAAGGATGCCAAAAACGTTTCTGAGGAGAAGGCGCTTGACTACGTACTTGG TTTCACGGCCGCCAACGACGTTTCCTCCCGAGAAGCTCAGTTCGCCCAGTCTCAATGGTGTTACTCCAAGTCTTTCGACGGGGCTTGTCCTATTGGCCCTGCTATTGTCAGTAAGGATCAAGCAAGGAATCTCTCTGATGTCAAGATCGAGGGCTCTCTTAACGGCAAGACTGTCCAATCTAGCCAGCTCGA TGACTTGATTTTCTCTGTTCCCAAGATTgtttctttcctttcccaaGGTACCACTCTTCTTGCTGGTACCATCATTATCACCGG TACCCCCGCCGGTGTCGGATGGACATCTACCCCCCGAATCACCCTCAAAGATGGCGACGAGTTCAGGGTGTTTGTTTCCCATGGTGTTGGTACTCTGATCAACAAGATTGTTGAGGAGAAATAG
- a CDS encoding Hypothetical protein (Similar to TIGR gene model, INSD accession AAW41375.1; CNA08150) — translation MPLYLCLCRDYPNVFERRLAAREAHLAGSKVSREAGTTLFGRAYMDEASAMSNSRPKIEVPAGQIGSGTLGSTMIYRFPTIEEAWERIKSDPYWVQGVWDKDRVTVNELAYLPTDETLKLVN, via the exons ATGCCTCTATacctctgcctctgccGGGACTACCCCAACGTCTTTGAAAGGCGCCTCGCTGCCCGTGAAGCTCATCTTGCTG GTAGCAAGGTGTCTCGAGAGGCTGGTACTACCC TTTTCGGTCGAGCTTACATGGACGAAGCCTCCGCTATGTCCAACTCTCGCCCCAAGATCGAGGTCCCCGCTGGTCAGATTGGCAGCGGCACCCTGGGATCCACCATGATCTACCGGTTTCCTACCATCGAAGAAGCTTGGGAAAGGATCAAGTCTGACCCTTATTGGGTCCAGGGTGTCTGGGATAAGGATAGGGTGACCGTTAACGAGTTGGCATACCTCCCTACAGATGAAACGTTGAAACTTGTCAACTAA
- a CDS encoding Hypothetical Protein (Similar to TIGR gene model, INSD accession AAW41378.1) → MDVDDAPCSSQPVAGPSASKKPPAKVSCLQCRAAKRKCNTPDANTTCRRCQGHGLACQYTKHRRGRKKKVLEGNQSEDRPSSLPHDHPVPRSMSSTADIPNTAIADAEVGGLFGSVPAQTQPSSIPPISQSAHHASAVSDVPLVSANESTSFLSGQTDAPSIHKKLPHEEIALTGRRTNTIGRFGIHYSHVIPNDGDSSPFVGQPASSSDALTQDQDILIQRLRPDCPDPVRAGLLTDQDAFELFEFYFRHLNATVAMLDPVIHSTTYCRHHSPLLFTAVLTVTARIIRPEAYAACLLLANKFVGQAVEFGLCSIEIVQALNLLAHWKKPDDETSFRRVGLAIHHSLPRMIKEDVDDPADWVLEHLHLPTPGESSLGPLVTFSRMCRLYADSLGAMCGDSSDMRMLGWIELEWKRWRKRWLEDNERYNFLQSQISTFRLCDSYFRFHICEYRLLFTARYEAPGQALDTSQSSPLSVAFSECVDAALGVAMVVQNDFVPYGYLPYCFNLTWIALAVNCIWLIKNIAPMTSVDRARVIRTLSDLQFSIEEASCSSQDMAAYTHRLLKHLLSGVSPEWQLASFMTEPYRHTSVDATSTSQHAQQKTVSNPGSTVAADQTSPQNWAASSAQEIIQEYLWSHPTGYAPPAAGAGPMNATSLEGAQTMGTIPGIQRNKEYNDIFPADDDDFW, encoded by the exons ATGGACGTGGATGATGCTCCTTGCTCTTCTCAGCCCGTAGCAGGTCCTTCAGCCTCCAAGAAGCCTCCAGC CAAAGTAAGCTGCCTCCAATGCCGTGCAGCCAAG AGGAAGTGCAACACGCCCGATGCCAATACTACATGTCGAAGATGTCAAGGGCATGGTTTGGCCTGTCAATACACAAAACATCGCCGcggaaggaagaagaaggttcTCGAAGGAAATCAATCCGAAGATCGCCCATCTAGCCTGCCCCACGATCATCCGGTCCCTCGTAGCATGTCATCTACAGCAGATATTCCCAACACAGCTATTGCCGACGCGGAAGTTGGAGGATTATTTGGGTCAGTTCCTGCCCAAACCCAACCTTCTTCTATCCCACCGATATCTCAAAGCGCACATCATGCTTCGGCAGTCAGCGATGTCCCCCTCGTCTCAGCCAACGAAAGTACCAGCTTCTTGAGCGGCCAAACGGATGCCCCTTCTATCCACAAGAAGCTACCACACGAGGAGATCGCTCTGACTGGTAGAAGGACCAATACCATTGGCCGGTTTGGAATCCATTATTCACACGTTATCCCGAATGATGGAGACTCGTCGC CTTTCGTCGGACAACCTGCTTCCAGTAGTGATGCGTTAACACAAGATCAAGACATTCTTATTCAGCGATTGAGGCCTGACTGTCCTGATCCAGTGAGAGCGGGATTATTGACAGATCAGGATGCATTTGAATTGTTCGAGTT TTATTTCCGCCATCTGAACGCGACTGTCGCTATGCTTGACCCAGTCATCCACAGTACTACATACTGTCGACATCACTCACCTCTACTCTTCACTGCCGTTCTCACCGTCACCGCACGTATCATCCGTCCCGAGGCTTACGCTGCATGTCTGCTTCTGGCGAACAAGTTTGTAGGCCAGGCCGTTGAGTTTGGATTATGTTCGATTGAAATCGTCCAGGCTTTAAACCTTTTGGCACATTGGAAGAAGCCAGACGATGAGACGAGTTTTAGAAGAGTCGG TCTGGCCATTCATCATTCACTTCCACGTATGATCAAAGAAGATGTCGATGATCCTGCCGATTGGGTACTGGAAcaccttcatcttcctACTCCCGGAGAATCCTCATTGGGCCCACTGGTCACCTTCAGCAGAATGTGTCGTCTCTACGCCGATAGCCTTGGAGCTATGTGTGGCGATTCTTCCGACATGCGGATGCTTGGCTGGATAGAGCTCGAatggaaaagatggagaaaaCGCTGGCTGGAGGATAATG AACGCTACAATTTTCTTCAGTCTCAAATATCCACATTCAGATTGTGTGACTCGTACTTTCGATTCCACATTTGCGAGTATCGACTCTTATTCACGGCGAGATACGAAGCACCTGGCCAAGCTTTGGATACGAGTCAGTCTTCGCCGCTATCAGTTGCCTTTTCCGAGTGCGTAGATGCTGCCTTAGGAGTAGCGATGGTGGTTCAGAACGACTTTGTGCCTTATGGTTACCTGCCTTATTGCTTTAACCTGACCTGGATTGCCCTGGCAGTCAACTGCATCTGGCTGATCAAA AACATTGCACCCATGACCTCTGTCGATCGCGCACGCGTCATCCGTACGCTCTCCGACCTCCAATTCTCAATCGAAGAAGCATCTTGCTCTTCTCAGGACATGGCCGCATATACCCACCGCCTCCTCAAACATCTTCTCAGCGGGGTATCCCCCGAATGGCAACTCGCATCCTTCATGACAGAACCATATCGCCACACCTCTGTCGACGCTACCTCTACCTCCCAACATGCCCAGCAAAAAACAGTGTCCAACCCTGGCTCTACCGTTGCAGCAGATCAAACCAGCCCTCAAAATTGGGCAGCTTCAAGCGCACAAGAAATTATTCAAGAATATCTATGGAGTCATCCCACCGGATATGCACCACCTGCTGCTGGTGCTGGACCTATGAATGCAACTTCACTCGAAGGTGCACAAACGATGGGTACGATCCCGGGCATCCAACGGAATAAAGAGTACAACGACATCTTCCctgctgatgatgatgactTTTGGTGA